From one Trifolium pratense cultivar HEN17-A07 linkage group LG1, ARS_RC_1.1, whole genome shotgun sequence genomic stretch:
- the LOC123906623 gene encoding phosphoribosylformylglycinamidine cyclo-ligase, chloroplastic/mitochondrial-like, with amino-acid sequence MDGVGTKLMLALETGILDTIGIDLVAMSVNDVVTSGTKPLGFLDYYATGHLDVDVAEKVMDVHLVLWFELWFGQRFDTGRQGRSPDI; translated from the exons ATGGATGGTGTTGGAACGAAGCTGATGCTTGCACTCGAAACTGGCATTCTTGACACAATTGGGATTGATTTG GTTGCAATGAGTGTCAATGATGTTGTCACTTCGGGGACAAAGCCTTTGGGTTTCCTTGATTACTATGCCACTGGCCACCTTGATGTGGATGTTGCTGAGAAGGTAATGGATGTGCATCTGGTGTTATGGTTTGAGCTCTGGTTTGGACAAAGGTTTGACACAGGCAGGCAAGGAAGGAGCCCTGACATTTAA
- the LOC123890872 gene encoding phosphoribosylformylglycinamidine cyclo-ligase, chloroplastic/mitochondrial-like produces MGLSCYLAVASTKPNSSKSNGSSAIRHGLYCPTGGFFPSDDGSYLVASMECVGTKLMLALEIGILDTIGIDLVAMSVNDVVTSGTKPLGFLDYYATGHLDVDVAEKVMDVHLVLWFELWFRQRFDTGRQGRSPDI; encoded by the exons ATGGGGCTATCTTGTTACCTTGCAGTAGCATCAACTAAGCCTAACTCTAGCAAGTCTAATGGCTCCTCTGCAATCAGACACGGTTTATATTGTCCAACCGGCGGTTTTTTCCCTTCAG ATGATGGTTCGTACCTTGTTGCCAGTATGGAATGTGTTGGAACGAAGCTGATGCTTGCACTCGAAATTGGCATTCTTGACACAATTGGGATTGATCTG GTTGCGATGAGTGTCAATGATGTTGTTACTTCGGGGACAAAGCCTTTGGGTTTCCTTGATTACTATGCCACTGGCCACCTTGATGTGGATGTTGCTGAGAAGGTAATGGATGTGCATCTGGTGTTATGGTTTGAGCTCTGGTTTAGACAAAGGTTTGACACAGGCAGGCAAGGAAGGAGCCCTGACATTTAA